A genomic segment from Bacillus cereus G9842 encodes:
- a CDS encoding outer membrane protein assembly factor BamB family protein — MKKFQIELNKLPTENVGEIVLSIDESIVFQEKTDIIDPICQLFDACIEVFKYDDATIFLNEYEKKMEFKKKDGEFLIINQRGKKLASVDSEQFLRVLFSFLKKEIGQIYMSGVDSFRIKDAYHRMLGIDPFVPKLVNGNDEIMYRTYHSTSDKYELKWKYLKGREVDPIFTPVLSHDKKSIFYVEGNNHRIRKLDSETKEEIWQCHIPIVEDCNCITVNGVTIIWYANRFGESMAKLYAISSSCGELLWDLEIEGHIIQDVKTTGEELPRLLVITQEGYNVLLELESGVKLWEKNVRVGGEMAQCHLGSDYYVLAGNSFDEDGEADVYSNVAIAIQLLDASTLWKQMMEDCNPNEPVTLTNEHFICVAIDSLQKWEYGKEGCNLIFEKAFDEVQYSYIASMESKILLTRTEYEYEDVSRQIQCYDHKSGQKLYEVNMPFEIELPPFLTGEMMVLSLGEGRICGINIQTGKVIWNNTTLHDVTKVLLYKDGEIYIATSNLELIILDAECGEVKDIIKLPKNVVVIDFIVSIEEVNNGLFISCVSGNMFEIVEG; from the coding sequence ATGAAAAAGTTTCAAATCGAACTAAATAAACTGCCAACAGAAAATGTCGGAGAAATAGTACTTAGTATAGATGAGAGTATTGTATTTCAAGAAAAGACGGACATAATAGACCCGATTTGTCAGTTGTTTGATGCTTGTATCGAGGTTTTTAAATATGATGACGCTACAATTTTCTTAAATGAATATGAAAAAAAGATGGAATTTAAGAAGAAAGATGGGGAGTTTCTCATTATTAATCAGAGAGGCAAGAAGTTAGCTAGTGTTGATAGCGAGCAATTTTTACGAGTACTCTTTTCGTTTCTTAAAAAGGAGATAGGGCAGATTTACATGAGTGGAGTTGATTCTTTTCGAATCAAAGATGCTTACCATAGAATGTTAGGAATTGATCCATTTGTTCCTAAACTTGTAAATGGAAATGATGAAATTATGTATCGAACTTATCATTCTACAAGTGACAAGTATGAATTAAAATGGAAGTATTTAAAAGGGAGAGAGGTTGACCCGATATTTACTCCGGTACTATCTCATGATAAGAAGAGTATCTTTTATGTAGAGGGAAATAACCACAGAATTCGTAAACTCGATAGTGAAACGAAAGAAGAAATTTGGCAGTGCCATATTCCAATAGTAGAAGATTGTAATTGCATAACTGTGAATGGTGTCACAATTATTTGGTATGCGAATCGATTTGGAGAAAGTATGGCGAAATTGTACGCTATTTCATCAAGTTGTGGGGAGCTTCTATGGGATTTAGAAATAGAAGGGCATATTATACAAGATGTAAAAACTACGGGAGAAGAGTTACCACGTTTACTAGTTATTACACAAGAAGGCTACAATGTTTTATTAGAGCTTGAAAGTGGAGTGAAATTATGGGAAAAGAATGTCCGAGTCGGGGGAGAAATGGCGCAGTGTCATCTTGGCTCAGATTACTATGTGTTAGCAGGAAATTCTTTTGATGAAGATGGGGAAGCTGATGTATATAGTAACGTTGCAATTGCCATTCAATTATTAGACGCTTCTACACTATGGAAACAAATGATGGAAGATTGTAATCCAAATGAACCAGTTACTTTAACTAATGAACATTTTATATGTGTAGCAATAGATTCATTACAAAAGTGGGAATATGGAAAAGAAGGTTGTAACTTAATTTTTGAAAAAGCCTTTGATGAGGTACAGTACTCTTACATTGCATCAATGGAATCAAAAATACTATTAACAAGAACTGAGTATGAATATGAAGATGTAAGTAGACAAATACAATGTTATGACCATAAGAGCGGTCAAAAATTATATGAAGTAAATATGCCTTTTGAAATTGAATTACCTCCATTTCTTACTGGAGAGATGATGGTATTGTCCTTAGGAGAAGGCAGAATTTGCGGTATTAATATTCAAACAGGTAAAGTGATTTGGAACAATACGACTCTACATGATGTTACAAAGGTTCTGTTATATAAAGATGGAGAAATTTACATTGCTACTTCAAATTTAGAATTAATCATACTTGATGCTGAATGTGGCGAAGTGAAAGATATAATTAAACTCCCTAAAAATGTTGTTGTAATAGATTTTATTGTATCAATTGAGGAAGTTAATAAT
- a CDS encoding SMI1/KNR4 family protein, giving the protein MKSTIWAEDDYLKLAPINDELIKKAEEVLNVKLPESYINLLKEQNGGTLRLDTHPTSKPNSWADDHVNVSGLYGISFDENESSILESRYLIREWEMPDNIVLLSGDGHTWIALDYRNVAENPPVIFIDNEFEEIIELAPNFESFLQNLTTYEYDEE; this is encoded by the coding sequence ATGAAGAGTACAATTTGGGCAGAAGATGACTATTTAAAACTAGCACCCATTAACGACGAACTAATCAAAAAAGCAGAAGAGGTACTGAACGTAAAGCTTCCAGAATCATACATAAACCTTCTAAAAGAACAAAATGGGGGAACTCTTCGTCTTGATACTCACCCTACTTCAAAGCCAAATTCTTGGGCAGACGATCACGTTAATGTATCTGGTTTATATGGTATTTCTTTTGATGAAAATGAATCTAGTATTTTAGAGAGTCGCTATTTAATTCGAGAATGGGAAATGCCTGATAATATCGTACTTTTATCTGGTGATGGACATACATGGATTGCATTAGACTATCGAAATGTAGCTGAAAATCCTCCAGTTATATTTATCGATAATGAGTTTGAGGAAATTATTGAATTAGCACCTAACTTTGAAAGTTTCTTACAAAACTTAACTACGTATGAATATGACGAGGAATAA
- a CDS encoding tripartite tricarboxylate transporter TctB family protein has product MGFLEVVGSLLFFASLVLLVISLVSKIRKKPAKIWIKRAIISFVLAMVVLGFNVSFLGGIAVIFFFMGLYGLAKIIQLLVKKKDGKKKFAILMVIGFVGYSIFDSSFLLNATYNKPAEKVANAKQEEKKEEKKEKVTYKKYGIEEIKSMFTVGMTKEDFSNKKEEASLNNRSFEDYEGYSVYTFNSSEGKIAAVVLNKTAVTKIEVFDNEDSIANFIKEEEVRIKEEQRIIKEKEQEELKKKLEESYNNSKQKLEGSGDSVTSKINLNSGLAFFEFTNQGSRNFIVHLKDSSGTATQLLVNTIGSYKGTVQTTVPSSGEYYLEVKSSGGWSSSVTQKASPNTEKAPGTVSGHGDDVVFIEVPSGNHIIKLKHTGSRNFIIKVNDKNLLVNKIGSYEGSASQVFQDTGMYSFGVKADGDWSITIE; this is encoded by the coding sequence ATGGGATTTTTAGAAGTTGTAGGGAGTTTGTTATTTTTTGCATCACTTGTTTTATTAGTAATTTCATTAGTAAGTAAAATTAGAAAAAAACCAGCAAAAATATGGATAAAAAGAGCTATTATTTCATTTGTATTAGCAATGGTAGTATTAGGATTTAATGTCTCATTTTTAGGTGGAATAGCGGTAATATTTTTCTTTATGGGCTTATATGGTTTAGCTAAAATCATTCAACTATTGGTTAAAAAGAAAGATGGTAAAAAGAAATTTGCTATTCTTATGGTCATAGGATTTGTAGGATACTCTATTTTTGATAGTTCTTTTTTATTAAATGCAACTTACAATAAGCCTGCTGAAAAAGTTGCAAATGCAAAACAAGAAGAAAAGAAAGAAGAAAAGAAAGAAAAGGTTACATACAAGAAATATGGTATCGAAGAAATAAAATCGATGTTTACAGTCGGAATGACTAAAGAAGATTTTTCTAATAAAAAAGAAGAAGCAAGTCTTAATAATCGCTCCTTTGAAGATTACGAAGGATATTCTGTATACACTTTCAATTCCTCTGAAGGTAAAATAGCGGCTGTTGTTTTAAATAAGACTGCTGTTACAAAGATTGAAGTTTTTGATAATGAGGATTCTATTGCAAACTTTATTAAAGAGGAAGAAGTTAGAATTAAAGAAGAGCAAAGGATTATTAAAGAAAAAGAGCAGGAAGAGTTAAAGAAAAAACTTGAAGAATCATACAATAATAGTAAACAAAAACTAGAAGGATCTGGAGATTCTGTTACAAGTAAAATTAATTTGAATTCAGGTTTAGCATTCTTTGAGTTTACCAATCAAGGTTCAAGAAACTTCATCGTTCATCTAAAAGATTCTTCGGGTACAGCTACTCAATTATTAGTAAATACTATTGGGAGCTATAAAGGAACAGTCCAAACAACGGTTCCTTCATCTGGAGAGTACTATTTAGAAGTGAAATCAAGTGGAGGTTGGAGTAGCTCGGTAACCCAAAAGGCTTCTCCAAATACAGAAAAAGCACCAGGCACAGTTAGCGGTCATGGGGACGATGTGGTATTTATCGAAGTACCAAGTGGTAACCACATAATTAAACTTAAACATACGGGCTCAAGAAACTTTATTATTAAAGTGAATGATAAAAACTTGCTTGTTAACAAAATTGGAAGTTATGAGGGCTCAGCTTCTCAAGTATTCCAAGACACAGGAATGTATAGCTTTGGTGTTAAAGCTGACGGAGATTGGAGCATTACAATAGAATAA
- a CDS encoding nucleotidyltransferase domain-containing protein gives MKNGVKHALPTEVQQLMERYTVELKEIFLDEKIVGVYIYGSIALGAFHKETSDVDFVTVISDSVNEAEKQQLVELHKKLSDNTLGKRMDGMYIPLVDLGKYNDEINEYVYCADGKANVGHWDINAVTWWTLKNQGITVTGKEAEDLPLQIQWNDVVNTMKYNVEQYWSEKAKQPYLFFVEEWVESAVVTMGRILYTLDYKTIVSKDRGLQYLLESSAEEWELLLKEVERIRHNPKEKRMLSRWRRADMTKRYLLHLIETCREKW, from the coding sequence ATGAAAAATGGAGTGAAGCATGCGTTACCAACGGAAGTACAACAGTTAATGGAGCGGTACACAGTAGAATTAAAAGAAATTTTTTTAGATGAAAAAATAGTTGGGGTATATATTTACGGATCCATCGCACTAGGTGCATTTCATAAGGAAACGAGCGATGTTGATTTTGTTACAGTGATAAGTGATTCCGTGAATGAAGCTGAAAAACAGCAGCTTGTGGAACTACATAAGAAACTTAGTGATAATACGCTAGGTAAAAGAATGGACGGTATGTATATTCCGCTTGTTGATTTAGGGAAATACAATGATGAAATAAACGAGTATGTGTATTGTGCAGATGGTAAAGCTAATGTTGGTCATTGGGACATTAATGCGGTCACATGGTGGACGTTGAAAAATCAAGGCATTACAGTTACCGGAAAAGAAGCAGAAGATCTTCCGTTGCAAATACAATGGAATGATGTAGTAAATACGATGAAATATAACGTAGAACAGTACTGGAGTGAAAAGGCGAAACAACCATATTTATTCTTTGTAGAAGAGTGGGTAGAATCAGCTGTCGTTACGATGGGACGTATTTTATATACACTAGATTATAAAACAATCGTTTCAAAAGATAGAGGATTGCAATACTTGTTAGAAAGTTCAGCGGAAGAATGGGAGCTTTTATTAAAAGAAGTAGAGCGAATACGGCACAATCCAAAAGAAAAGCGAATGCTCTCAAGGTGGAGAAGGGCAGATATGACGAAGAGGTACTTACTGCATTTAATTGAGACGTGTAGAGAGAAATGGTAG
- a CDS encoding YuzD family protein, translated as MVNVQVYGTKVICASCVGMPSSTETFEWLQAAIGRKYEGQENKFNFEYIDFQEEQEDADKKAFAERVVEEDLFYPVVLVNGEIVGEGNPRLKDVYEEIEKYL; from the coding sequence ATGGTTAATGTGCAAGTGTATGGGACGAAAGTAATTTGTGCGAGCTGCGTCGGAATGCCATCTTCAACAGAAACGTTTGAATGGTTACAAGCGGCAATTGGTCGTAAATATGAAGGACAAGAAAATAAATTTAATTTCGAGTATATCGATTTCCAAGAAGAACAAGAAGATGCAGATAAAAAAGCATTCGCAGAGCGCGTAGTGGAAGAAGATTTATTTTATCCGGTCGTTCTTGTAAATGGAGAAATTGTTGGAGAAGGAAATCCTCGTTTGAAGGATGTTTACGAAGAAATCGAGAAATATTTATAA
- a CDS encoding NifU family protein: MENPHMQEQVLEVLDKLRPFLLRDGGDVELVDIEEGIVKLRLMGACGSCPSSTITLKAGIERALLEEVPGVIEVEQVF, encoded by the coding sequence ATGGAAAACCCACATATGCAAGAACAAGTATTAGAAGTATTAGATAAATTACGTCCATTCTTACTTCGCGATGGCGGAGACGTTGAATTAGTAGACATTGAAGAAGGTATCGTAAAACTACGCCTTATGGGTGCATGCGGAAGCTGCCCAAGTTCTACAATCACACTAAAAGCTGGTATCGAGCGCGCGTTACTTGAAGAAGTACCAGGCGTTATCGAAGTAGAACAAGTATTTTAA
- the yutH gene encoding spore coat putative kinase YutH has translation MIQHIYEHYHMHVKELIPLGPYKSFWIRNKIYVLVPIGEMEEEVLVEMKKLSDYMNQQGDITVATFVPTIHGYYVSEIEEQNYCLLKGMRTLERHAMSLGSELSIFHKRGAFFPEEIEQLSRIGEWKALWEKRLDQLEKFWQSQVMNHPSDVFDQLFIESFPYYLGVAENAIQYVVDTEMDDTPQLTDAATICQERFTPLLWHQTKRLKLPFDWVYDHPTRDMAELIRYMMIEKKKDWEQTIIQFVTDYERNYSLSSFGWRLLFARLLFPLHYFETVERYYQTGNEEQKSIYRDRLEAILHDVNRSEQFMKHFYGSLRLPVDKLGIRKLDWLS, from the coding sequence ATGATTCAGCATATTTATGAGCATTATCACATGCATGTTAAAGAATTAATCCCCCTTGGCCCCTATAAAAGCTTTTGGATTCGCAACAAAATTTATGTACTTGTTCCAATTGGAGAAATGGAGGAAGAAGTACTTGTAGAGATGAAAAAGCTCAGTGATTATATGAACCAGCAAGGGGATATAACTGTAGCGACTTTCGTTCCGACTATACACGGCTACTATGTAAGTGAGATAGAAGAACAAAATTACTGCTTATTAAAAGGTATGCGCACGTTAGAACGACATGCTATGTCATTAGGAAGTGAGCTTTCTATATTCCATAAACGAGGTGCATTCTTTCCAGAAGAAATTGAGCAATTAAGCCGTATTGGTGAATGGAAAGCGTTATGGGAAAAAAGGCTCGACCAATTAGAAAAGTTTTGGCAATCACAAGTGATGAACCACCCTTCAGATGTATTCGATCAATTGTTTATTGAATCCTTCCCGTATTACTTAGGAGTTGCAGAAAATGCAATTCAATATGTTGTCGATACAGAAATGGATGATACGCCGCAACTAACGGATGCAGCAACAATTTGCCAAGAACGATTCACACCTTTATTATGGCATCAAACGAAGCGGCTCAAACTTCCTTTTGATTGGGTGTATGATCACCCAACTCGAGATATGGCAGAATTAATTCGCTATATGATGATAGAAAAAAAGAAAGACTGGGAGCAAACAATAATTCAATTTGTTACAGATTATGAACGTAATTATTCGCTATCCTCATTTGGCTGGCGCTTATTATTTGCAAGGCTCTTGTTCCCGCTGCACTATTTTGAAACGGTCGAACGATATTACCAAACTGGAAACGAAGAACAAAAAAGCATATATAGAGATCGCTTAGAAGCCATTTTACACGATGTGAACCGCTCAGAGCAATTTATGAAGCATTTTTATGGCTCACTTCGTTTACCAGTAGATAAGCTTGGGATTAGAAAATTAGATTGGCTATCTTAA
- a CDS encoding phosphatidylglycerophosphatase A family protein: protein MKESNQLQERALQLLQERGVTIDDIAELVHFLQKKYHPNLEMSECRYNVERVLSKREVQNALITGIELDVLAEKGMLSEPLQDIVKRDEGLYGIDEVIALSIVNVYGSIGFTNFGYIDKLKPGILEYLNDKSTGKVHTFLDDIVGGIAAAASSRLAHRADHSE, encoded by the coding sequence ATGAAAGAATCAAATCAACTACAAGAAAGAGCATTACAACTATTACAAGAACGCGGTGTAACAATTGACGATATTGCTGAACTTGTTCATTTTCTTCAAAAAAAATATCATCCAAATTTAGAGATGTCAGAATGCCGTTATAATGTAGAACGTGTACTATCAAAACGTGAAGTACAAAACGCACTGATTACAGGTATCGAACTCGATGTTCTTGCTGAAAAAGGAATGCTAAGTGAGCCGTTACAAGATATCGTAAAACGTGATGAAGGCTTATACGGAATTGATGAAGTTATCGCACTTTCTATCGTGAATGTATACGGATCTATCGGTTTCACGAACTTTGGATATATCGATAAATTAAAACCTGGTATTTTAGAATACTTAAATGATAAATCAACTGGAAAAGTGCACACGTTCCTTGACGATATCGTTGGCGGAATTGCTGCCGCTGCCTCAAGCCGTTTAGCGCACCGAGCTGATCACTCGGAATAA
- a CDS encoding HpcH/HpaI aldolase/citrate lyase family protein: MNYFSYLSSEERQNFFYKEPLSFSKNIGKEQLAYALGATLYTPGTKETIAEDIIRKKHVDATSIILCLEDAISDEEVKLAEQNIVVQIQQIANLVSANILNQADIPLLFIRVRQPSQMKTIVTELGSAVHCLCGFVFPKFTPINGKTYIDQLACINELYSLSLYGMPILESPEIMYKETRAESLLQIKDLLDSYHDYILNVRIGATDFSSIFSIRRNKYTPIYHITVVRDCISDIINVFSRATNEYIISGCVWEYFSNDHEEGLIQEVSLDHANGLIGKTVIHPSHIKVVQAMHIVTMEDYLDARSILQNADTYNGVLKSSFSNKMNEVKPHYGWARKTILKSNIYGVLHENKQFTDLLITNAKQHV; the protein is encoded by the coding sequence TTGAATTACTTTTCTTATCTCTCCTCAGAAGAACGGCAAAATTTTTTCTATAAAGAACCTCTTAGTTTTTCAAAAAATATAGGAAAAGAACAACTAGCTTACGCACTAGGCGCTACACTATATACTCCTGGCACGAAAGAAACGATTGCGGAAGATATAATTAGAAAGAAACATGTGGATGCTACCTCAATTATTCTTTGTCTAGAGGACGCTATCAGCGATGAAGAAGTAAAACTTGCAGAGCAAAACATCGTCGTTCAAATACAGCAAATAGCCAACTTAGTCAGTGCCAACATACTAAATCAAGCAGACATCCCACTTCTTTTTATTAGAGTTCGACAGCCAAGTCAAATGAAGACAATTGTTACTGAATTAGGTAGTGCTGTTCATTGTTTATGTGGTTTTGTCTTTCCAAAATTCACACCGATTAACGGAAAGACTTATATCGATCAGCTTGCATGTATAAACGAGTTATACTCATTATCGCTATATGGCATGCCGATTTTAGAATCACCAGAAATTATGTATAAGGAAACACGGGCAGAATCATTATTACAAATAAAAGATTTACTAGATTCTTATCACGATTACATCTTAAATGTACGTATTGGTGCTACTGATTTTTCAAGTATATTTAGTATTCGGCGCAATAAATACACACCTATCTATCATATTACTGTTGTCCGTGATTGTATTTCAGACATTATTAACGTTTTCTCAAGGGCAACAAATGAATATATTATTTCAGGATGTGTATGGGAATATTTTTCTAATGATCATGAAGAAGGGCTCATTCAAGAGGTATCACTTGACCATGCAAATGGCTTAATCGGAAAGACAGTTATTCACCCATCTCATATTAAAGTTGTACAGGCAATGCACATTGTCACAATGGAAGATTATTTAGATGCGAGGTCAATTTTACAAAATGCAGATACGTATAATGGAGTGCTAAAAAGCAGTTTTTCTAACAAAATGAATGAAGTAAAGCCGCATTATGGCTGGGCTCGCAAAACCATTTTAAAATCTAATATTTATGGGGTGCTACATGAAAACAAACAATTCACCGATCTCCTTATTACAAACGCAAAGCAACACGTATAA
- a CDS encoding phosphoribosyltransferase family protein, which produces MKTNNSPISLLQTQSNTYNVLNNIQVHVEVRDNPYNLALDNLFQMAARINKKRSFLFVSTILGKHLPIKPAVSLSSGFALATRYMEMLHNTSHPFQKEILNLISLEIHEIPEEVFRYQYPLQEEVLFIGFAETATALGHSMFQCFQNAKYVHTTRESIPHLESVITFEEEHSHATSHRCYVDESFFQNSNPIVLVDDEMTTGKTALNIIRSIQNKFPREEYIIASLLDWRSHTNRRQFKQLEDELQIKIHVISLLEGSIHTTGQPLNIAKTDIQIEETKPDFKKHTLTCPKLPYTSNYIKYTGRFGISAYEQQHIHSFAQEAGKTLKRERIGKRTLCLGTGEFMYIPMKIAAEMGDNILYQSTTRSPIHPVSNDVNYAIHNHFSYPSPEDSTITNYFYNISPHDYDEVFVFIERDLGEEALSPLLQQLQTVIPFIHIVSFSNSIEKEG; this is translated from the coding sequence ATGAAAACAAACAATTCACCGATCTCCTTATTACAAACGCAAAGCAACACGTATAACGTTTTAAATAATATACAAGTTCATGTAGAAGTACGTGATAATCCATATAACTTAGCGCTAGACAATCTTTTTCAAATGGCTGCTAGAATAAATAAGAAACGTAGTTTTTTATTTGTGAGTACAATCCTTGGAAAGCATCTTCCTATTAAACCTGCAGTCTCTCTATCAAGTGGATTTGCTCTCGCTACAAGATATATGGAAATGCTACATAATACTTCTCATCCATTTCAAAAAGAAATTTTAAATCTCATTTCATTAGAAATTCATGAAATCCCAGAGGAAGTATTTCGTTATCAATATCCTCTGCAAGAAGAAGTTTTGTTCATCGGATTCGCTGAGACAGCGACAGCACTTGGTCATTCTATGTTTCAATGCTTTCAAAATGCAAAGTATGTACATACAACTAGGGAATCGATACCCCACCTAGAATCTGTCATTACATTTGAGGAAGAACATTCTCATGCAACATCGCACCGTTGTTATGTGGATGAAAGCTTTTTTCAAAACAGCAATCCTATTGTTCTCGTAGATGATGAGATGACAACAGGAAAAACAGCATTAAATATTATTAGATCGATTCAAAATAAATTCCCACGAGAAGAATATATTATTGCTTCTTTATTAGACTGGCGTTCTCATACTAATAGAAGACAATTTAAACAATTAGAAGACGAACTTCAAATTAAGATTCATGTTATTTCTTTATTAGAAGGCAGTATTCATACAACTGGCCAACCATTGAATATTGCCAAAACAGATATTCAAATTGAAGAAACAAAACCTGATTTCAAAAAACATACCCTTACCTGCCCAAAATTACCCTATACATCAAATTATATAAAATATACTGGGCGATTTGGCATTTCAGCATATGAACAACAGCACATTCATTCTTTCGCTCAAGAAGCAGGAAAAACTTTAAAAAGAGAAAGAATTGGAAAACGAACACTCTGCCTCGGAACGGGTGAATTTATGTATATCCCAATGAAAATTGCTGCTGAAATGGGTGATAATATTTTATATCAATCTACAACAAGAAGCCCTATCCATCCTGTTTCAAATGATGTGAACTACGCCATTCATAATCATTTCTCATATCCAAGTCCTGAAGATTCTACTATTACAAATTACTTTTATAATATTTCACCTCATGATTACGATGAAGTATTTGTTTTTATTGAACGTGATTTAGGAGAAGAAGCCCTATCTCCTCTTCTACAGCAGTTACAAACAGTTATTCCTTTTATTCATATCGTCTCATTTTCAAATAGCATAGAAAAGGAAGGTTGA
- a CDS encoding cysteine protease StiP family protein: MVKVNSHISSYDPNDAIFLLKDISDLMKESSTETREQAIQAGTHYSEMLPMEYKPSKAYMDLFFSSLQQYKHKLAIAVGVVAEQIIQTKGTNLVLVSLARAGTPIGILIKRYIRYQYNLDVPHYCISIVRGRGIDENALHYILEHHPKETIQFIDGWTGKGAIKKELEYAVHTFNERNNTHISHCMAVLADPGYCTSIYGTREDFLIPSACLNATVSGLISRTVLNNTYIGPNDFHGVKYYKELEQEDLSNFFVDEVTDLFPSVHSHIDNQLRYITSTYTDPSWQGLKDIQSIQSHFEIDDINLIKPGVGETTRVLLRRIPWKILICKQNNPDLKHILLLAKEKNVPIEIYENMTYSCCGLIKPLRRETL; this comes from the coding sequence ATGGTAAAAGTAAATTCTCACATTAGTAGTTATGATCCAAATGATGCTATTTTTCTATTAAAAGATATTAGTGATTTAATGAAAGAAAGTTCCACAGAAACTAGAGAACAAGCAATTCAAGCTGGCACACATTATTCTGAAATGTTACCAATGGAATATAAACCATCTAAAGCGTATATGGATTTATTCTTTTCTTCTCTGCAACAATACAAACACAAACTAGCCATCGCTGTTGGAGTTGTCGCCGAACAAATTATACAGACTAAAGGAACTAACCTTGTCCTCGTTTCATTAGCTCGTGCTGGTACACCTATTGGCATTCTTATAAAACGCTACATACGCTATCAATACAACCTTGATGTACCTCACTATTGTATTTCTATTGTTCGCGGACGCGGTATTGATGAAAATGCACTCCATTATATTTTGGAACATCACCCTAAAGAAACAATTCAATTCATTGATGGATGGACTGGGAAAGGTGCAATAAAAAAAGAATTAGAATATGCAGTACACACATTTAACGAACGAAATAATACACACATTTCTCATTGTATGGCTGTGCTTGCTGATCCCGGTTACTGTACTTCAATTTACGGTACACGTGAAGATTTTCTTATTCCTAGCGCTTGCTTAAATGCAACCGTCTCTGGACTCATTAGCCGCACTGTACTAAATAATACCTATATTGGTCCAAATGATTTTCATGGTGTTAAATATTATAAAGAGCTAGAACAAGAAGACTTATCAAATTTCTTCGTTGATGAGGTGACAGATTTATTCCCTTCTGTTCATTCTCATATAGATAATCAATTACGTTATATTACTTCAACTTACACTGATCCCTCTTGGCAAGGATTAAAAGATATACAGTCTATCCAAAGTCACTTTGAAATTGACGATATTAACTTAATCAAACCAGGAGTCGGCGAAACAACTCGCGTATTACTCCGGAGAATACCGTGGAAAATTTTAATATGTAAGCAAAACAATCCCGATTTAAAGCATATTTTACTTCTCGCTAAAGAAAAGAATGTCCCTATTGAAATCTATGAGAATATGACTTATTCATGTTGCGGGCTCATTAAGCCTCTTAGGAGGGAAACGTTATGA
- a CDS encoding HAD family hydrolase, with protein sequence MIFASDLDQTLIYSRKSFRAPIEDESIQLIETLDGKEISFISHKTISLLKKLQLHSHFIPVTTRTIEQFQRITLFQNEIIPEYAITSNGGNILHNGKQDGTWNRTVKERLSVECIERNDILKEFGQIAHKDWVISQKTADDLFHYCIIKRENIPYDELSSFTSWLDKQGWNHSLQGRKLYFVPKPINKWDAVQYIKEILQIDTIITAGDSLLDLCMLEKANHAFAPLHGELGAMHDNLQSYILKTDAIGIYAAEEIVNKSLQIIHSSLPTS encoded by the coding sequence ATGATTTTCGCCAGTGATCTTGATCAAACGCTTATTTATTCCCGGAAATCGTTTCGTGCCCCTATAGAAGATGAATCAATTCAACTCATTGAAACTTTAGATGGGAAAGAAATTTCTTTCATATCACATAAAACCATTTCACTACTAAAAAAATTACAACTGCACTCACATTTCATCCCAGTTACAACAAGAACTATTGAGCAGTTTCAGCGTATTACTTTATTCCAAAACGAAATCATTCCCGAATACGCCATTACAAGTAACGGCGGTAATATCCTTCATAACGGTAAACAAGATGGTACTTGGAACAGGACAGTAAAAGAAAGACTATCGGTTGAATGTATAGAGAGAAACGACATACTAAAGGAATTTGGACAAATTGCTCATAAAGATTGGGTTATATCACAAAAAACAGCCGATGATCTATTCCATTATTGCATCATTAAACGGGAGAACATTCCTTATGATGAATTATCATCCTTCACTTCCTGGTTAGACAAACAAGGCTGGAATCATTCACTTCAAGGTAGGAAGCTATACTTTGTACCAAAACCAATTAACAAATGGGATGCCGTGCAATATATAAAAGAAATTTTGCAAATAGATACGATTATTACAGCTGGGGATTCTTTACTTGATTTATGCATGCTTGAAAAGGCGAACCATGCCTTCGCACCACTTCATGGTGAGTTAGGAGCAATGCATGATAACTTACAATCCTATATTTTAAAAACAGACGCAATCGGCATATATGCCGCAGAAGAAATCGTAAATAAATCACTTCAAATTATTCACAGTTCATTACCTACCTCATGA